One window from the genome of Rubidibacter lacunae KORDI 51-2 encodes:
- a CDS encoding 2Fe-2S iron-sulfur cluster-binding protein gives MAPAADGSDTWSGWRDFVVACKVKESAEITSFYLKPKDGGKLPDFKPGQFLTVKLSIPDLSRPTIRTYSLSDYAPTAGAGDERHHQYYRLSIKREGPPKGQDVPPGLASNFMHDRVEEGTVILAKPPSGKFVIDPEATVPLVLLSNGVGITPMLAMAKAATRANRDRPVWFLHGARNGNYHAFHGDALAISDAPSYCVRYRYSRPRLEDEGKYDSEGYVDAEFVKATVGTQDAEFYICGSPSFMQSLQDGLKDWGVPESRVFFESFSKPKKVAADPAAEIDGLAAEVVFAKSGKTATWTPAGGTLLEFAEANGVDAASSCRGGICLTCMCALTSGEVEYLEPPTGEPDEGAVLVCISKPKTDKVVLDL, from the coding sequence TTGGCTCCGGCCGCGGACGGCAGCGACACGTGGTCCGGCTGGCGCGACTTCGTCGTCGCATGCAAAGTTAAGGAAAGCGCAGAAATTACGTCCTTTTACCTCAAGCCCAAGGACGGGGGCAAACTTCCCGATTTCAAGCCCGGGCAGTTTCTAACCGTGAAGCTCTCCATACCCGATCTATCGCGACCGACGATCCGCACTTACTCATTGTCGGATTACGCACCGACTGCCGGTGCGGGCGACGAACGCCATCATCAGTACTACCGCCTGTCGATCAAGCGCGAGGGTCCGCCGAAAGGACAAGACGTCCCGCCCGGGCTGGCCTCTAACTTCATGCACGATCGCGTCGAAGAGGGGACGGTTATCCTGGCGAAGCCGCCGAGCGGTAAGTTCGTTATCGACCCGGAGGCAACGGTGCCGTTGGTGTTACTCAGCAATGGCGTCGGCATCACACCCATGCTGGCCATGGCTAAGGCCGCAACGCGTGCCAATCGCGATCGCCCCGTGTGGTTTTTGCACGGTGCCCGTAACGGCAACTATCACGCCTTCCACGGCGACGCGTTAGCGATCTCCGACGCGCCGAGCTACTGCGTGCGGTATCGCTACAGTCGTCCGCGTCTGGAAGACGAGGGCAAGTACGACAGCGAAGGCTACGTCGATGCCGAGTTCGTTAAGGCAACGGTTGGGACGCAGGATGCGGAGTTCTATATCTGCGGGTCGCCGTCGTTCATGCAATCTCTGCAGGACGGACTGAAAGACTGGGGCGTCCCCGAAAGTCGCGTGTTCTTCGAATCGTTCTCGAAGCCGAAGAAAGTTGCGGCCGACCCCGCTGCAGAAATCGACGGTTTGGCAGCCGAGGTAGTCTTTGCGAAGTCCGGGAAGACAGCCACCTGGACGCCCGCGGGCGGTACGCTGCTGGAGTTTGCTGAAGCCAATGGGGTTGATGCTGCCTCCAGCTGCCGCGGGGGGATCTGCTTGACGTGCATGTGCGCTCTCACATCTGGCGAGGTCGAATACCTCGAACCGCCCACGGGCGAACCGGACGAGGGGGCGGTCTTGGTTTGTATCTCCAAACCCAAAACGGATAAAGTCGTCCTCGACCTCTAG
- a CDS encoding bifunctional folylpolyglutamate synthase/dihydrofolate synthase: MSVGISAEIGTLLSGYQRFGVRLGLERVQRLLADLGSPQARVPMIHVAGTNGKGSVCAYLSSVLNAAGYRVGRYTSPHLIDWTERISLNERAIAPDYLLTVIKSVCKAAGRASASDNETPTQFEVFTAAAWMYFAEQCVDVAIMEVGLGGRLDATNVKADPLVSAIVSIGRDHWQRLGPTLADIAREKAGVLKPGCPAAIGPLPPAATPAIADRIRELGCPVTWVEPAVLVSGPDRRATYNGIDYSLPLLGKVQLTNSAVAIATLQLLQGRGWSLDSDAIARGLAGARWPGRIQWTVWRDRPLLLDGAHNADAARVLREYVDTLPHPVQWTMGMLNTKDHAEIFAHLLRPGDRLYLVPVPEHQSAAPEELAAIATGICPQLASCSTYDDLAPALDAAAQAAGAIGPRHPTVLCGSLYLLGHFFARNATAYGLGQLSLNTPP; this comes from the coding sequence ATGTCTGTGGGAATATCAGCCGAGATCGGAACACTGCTGTCAGGCTATCAGCGCTTTGGCGTGCGCCTGGGGTTGGAACGGGTACAACGCTTATTGGCCGATTTGGGCTCGCCGCAGGCGCGAGTGCCGATGATTCACGTAGCAGGCACTAACGGTAAAGGGTCCGTCTGTGCTTATCTGTCCTCTGTGCTGAACGCGGCAGGGTACCGGGTCGGGCGGTACACCTCGCCGCATTTGATCGATTGGACCGAACGCATCTCTCTTAACGAGCGGGCAATCGCCCCCGACTACCTCCTGACCGTCATAAAATCCGTTTGCAAAGCTGCCGGTCGAGCGAGCGCCAGCGACAACGAAACTCCCACGCAGTTTGAAGTATTCACCGCAGCTGCTTGGATGTACTTTGCCGAGCAGTGCGTTGACGTTGCCATCATGGAAGTGGGGCTGGGCGGCCGCCTCGATGCCACCAACGTGAAAGCCGACCCGCTCGTCAGCGCGATCGTTTCGATCGGGCGCGATCACTGGCAGCGGCTCGGCCCTACCCTTGCCGACATTGCCCGCGAAAAAGCCGGGGTACTCAAACCAGGCTGCCCGGCCGCAATCGGTCCGTTGCCGCCTGCTGCCACACCCGCAATTGCCGATCGCATCCGAGAACTCGGCTGCCCGGTCACTTGGGTCGAGCCGGCGGTGCTTGTCTCGGGACCCGACCGCCGCGCGACCTACAACGGCATCGACTATTCGCTCCCGCTGCTCGGGAAGGTGCAACTGACCAATTCTGCCGTCGCGATCGCCACCCTCCAACTCCTGCAAGGTCGGGGTTGGTCTCTCGACTCCGATGCGATCGCACGGGGTCTGGCCGGCGCGCGCTGGCCCGGTCGCATCCAATGGACGGTGTGGCGCGATCGCCCGTTACTGCTCGATGGCGCTCACAACGCCGATGCCGCCCGCGTCCTGCGCGAGTATGTCGATACTCTGCCGCACCCCGTGCAGTGGACGATGGGCATGCTCAACACCAAAGACCACGCCGAGATTTTCGCCCACCTGCTGCGGCCGGGCGATCGCTTGTATCTCGTGCCCGTACCAGAGCATCAAAGTGCCGCGCCCGAGGAACTTGCCGCGATCGCCACGGGTATCTGTCCGCAACTCGCTAGCTGCTCGACTTACGACGACCTCGCACCCGCACTGGACGCCGCCGCACAAGCCGCTGGGGCGATCGGTCCGCGGCATCCGACGGTACTCTGCGGGTCGCTGTACCTGCTCGGGCACTTTTTTGCCCGTAATGCGACCGCTTACGGGCTCGGCCAGCTATCTCTCAACACCCCTCCTTGA
- a CDS encoding dihydrolipoamide acetyltransferase family protein: MIHEVFMPALSSTMTEGKIVSWSKSPGDKVAKGETVLVVESDKADMDVESFYEGYLATILVDAGQEAPVGAALALIAETEAEIETAKHQANGAAASAPTAPTTPTPAPASEPAASAPPAPAPAVAVATPAAPAAAPSQRNGRTIASPRARKLAKEYGVDLAAIAGSGPHGRIIAGDVEAAAGQSAPPAAVPAIATPGPVAAPPSAPAPTPAPATPGELEPFTTLQSAVVRNMMVSLQVPTFHVGYTFTTDELDKLYKQIKPKGVTMTALLAKAVAVTLQKHPIVNAAYTETGTQYSGSINIAVAVAMPGGGLITPVLQNADRLDIYTLSRTWKDLVARARSKQLQPEEYSSGTFSLSNLGTFGVDRFDAILPPGTGSILAVGASRPQLVATDDGTFGVRRQMSVNMTCDHRIIYGAHAAAFLQDLAKLVEANATSLTM, encoded by the coding sequence ATGATCCACGAAGTTTTCATGCCCGCTCTCAGCTCCACCATGACCGAAGGCAAGATTGTCTCCTGGTCGAAGTCTCCCGGCGACAAGGTTGCGAAAGGCGAGACTGTCCTGGTGGTCGAATCAGACAAAGCGGACATGGATGTGGAGTCTTTCTACGAAGGTTATTTGGCAACGATTTTGGTCGATGCGGGGCAAGAAGCTCCCGTCGGTGCCGCGCTTGCCTTAATCGCCGAAACCGAAGCAGAAATCGAGACTGCCAAGCATCAAGCGAACGGTGCTGCGGCTAGTGCTCCTACGGCGCCGACGACGCCAACGCCCGCCCCGGCTTCCGAACCTGCCGCGAGCGCGCCGCCCGCGCCGGCTCCGGCCGTAGCAGTCGCAACTCCTGCTGCACCGGCAGCAGCGCCCAGTCAGCGTAACGGTCGGACGATCGCCTCGCCGCGCGCGCGCAAGCTTGCCAAAGAATACGGCGTCGACCTGGCCGCGATCGCGGGGAGCGGTCCCCACGGTCGGATTATCGCTGGTGATGTTGAGGCGGCGGCGGGTCAGTCCGCACCGCCGGCGGCGGTGCCTGCGATCGCCACGCCAGGACCCGTTGCTGCTCCGCCTTCTGCACCCGCACCGACTCCAGCACCGGCAACTCCAGGCGAACTCGAACCCTTCACCACGCTGCAATCTGCCGTCGTACGAAACATGATGGTCAGCTTGCAGGTACCGACATTCCACGTCGGATACACCTTCACCACCGACGAACTCGACAAGCTCTACAAGCAGATCAAGCCGAAAGGCGTGACGATGACAGCGCTTCTGGCTAAAGCGGTTGCCGTAACGCTGCAAAAGCACCCGATCGTCAACGCGGCATATACCGAAACGGGCACGCAGTACAGCGGTAGCATCAACATTGCCGTCGCAGTAGCGATGCCGGGCGGCGGACTGATTACACCCGTGCTGCAAAACGCCGATCGCCTAGATATCTACACGCTGTCCCGCACTTGGAAAGATCTCGTGGCGCGGGCGCGCTCCAAGCAGTTACAGCCGGAGGAATACAGCAGCGGAACGTTCTCGCTCTCGAACTTGGGCACCTTCGGCGTCGATCGCTTCGATGCGATCTTGCCGCCCGGCACCGGTAGCATCTTGGCAGTTGGTGCATCGCGCCCGCAACTGGTTGCTACGGACGACGGCACCTTTGGCGTCCGCCGCCAGATGAGTGTCAACATGACCTGCGACCATCGCATCATCTACGGCGCACACGCGGCTGCCTTTTTGCAGGATTTGGCGAAACTCGTCGAAGCCAACGCAACATCACTGACCATGTAG
- a CDS encoding YlqD family protein, with protein sequence MNEPKSLLLKRPVTLKVIVTQRWKDEAQQQLQAQIDQIEAQIQQLETQGQRAIAELQKQTTTPPNPETPQQIRSVQSQVERKQREAIERKNQALQQLQQVQLLELGKEVAQGQMDSFVRIESGDNLVRKMQVEIVIRDGVVEEIRGDA encoded by the coding sequence ATGAACGAACCGAAAAGCCTGTTGCTCAAGCGTCCGGTAACGTTGAAAGTTATCGTGACGCAGCGCTGGAAGGACGAAGCCCAGCAACAGCTTCAAGCGCAAATCGACCAAATTGAAGCGCAAATACAGCAGCTTGAAACCCAAGGACAGCGCGCGATCGCCGAGCTGCAAAAGCAAACTACCACGCCTCCCAATCCCGAAACCCCGCAGCAGATTCGTAGCGTACAATCGCAAGTCGAACGCAAGCAGCGCGAAGCCATCGAACGCAAGAATCAGGCGCTACAACAACTGCAACAAGTGCAATTGCTCGAACTCGGGAAAGAGGTGGCGCAAGGGCAAATGGACAGCTTCGTTCGTATCGAATCCGGCGATAATCTCGTCCGCAAAATGCAAGTTGAAATCGTCATCCGCGACGGGGTTGTTGAAGAGATTCGCGGCGACGCTTGA